A genomic segment from Patescibacteria group bacterium encodes:
- the lexA gene encoding transcriptional repressor LexA, whose amino-acid sequence MGEPLTKRQKEVLDYVSQYIELHGYAPSYREIAEAFNLGSVATVADHVDTLVSKGLLRKSDNSARSLQLVDEEDFDDEHAVGLPIMGMIAAGQPIQAMTGHAETLEVPPFMVGTRNSYVLQVKGDSMINEGIFEGDYVVIQEKDTPSQGEMVVALVNGEEATLKRYYKEKNHIRLQPANDAYDPIIVPKDTPIKIQGVCIGVIRKY is encoded by the coding sequence ATGGGCGAGCCACTAACCAAGCGACAAAAAGAAGTTTTAGATTACGTTTCGCAGTACATCGAGCTGCACGGCTACGCGCCAAGCTATCGTGAGATTGCCGAGGCTTTTAATCTGGGTTCGGTAGCGACCGTGGCCGATCACGTTGATACCTTGGTGTCCAAGGGTCTGCTGCGCAAAAGTGATAACTCGGCCCGCTCATTGCAGCTGGTTGACGAAGAGGACTTTGATGACGAGCACGCGGTTGGTTTGCCAATCATGGGTATGATTGCGGCCGGCCAGCCAATTCAAGCCATGACCGGCCACGCCGAGACGCTGGAGGTGCCACCGTTTATGGTTGGGACCCGTAACAGTTACGTGTTACAGGTAAAGGGAGACTCAATGATTAATGAGGGTATCTTTGAAGGCGACTACGTGGTAATTCAAGAAAAAGATACTCCATCGCAGGGCGAGATGGTGGTAGCGCTAGTAAATGGCGAAGAGGCCACTCTTAAGCGCTACTACAAGGAAAAAAACCACATCCGATTGCAGCCAGCCAACGATGCTTACGACCCAATTATTGTGCCAAAAGATACGCCAATAAAAATCCAAGGTGTCTGTATTGGGGTGATTCGCAAATACTAG